From one Paenibacillus sp. FSL K6-1330 genomic stretch:
- a CDS encoding alpha/beta hydrolase — MKQDKFKEELGFVFIHGAGLNGGVWDFVVEGLGHPCLKVDYPLRDGAEISGHHLALEDYVNHMAEQVRTWGTNKFVIVAHSLGGVLAIELASRFTGRVAGFVAIGAAIPKRGGSFVSALPFPLRVIMPLILKMAGTKPPGSAIRTGLCSDLPEEVASRIVAEFVPEARRVYTDRVQASIPDVPKLYVKFTQDKEFGLSMQESMIANLSADGVESLSTGHLPMLSDPRGVRRVLEGFVNQVKESRHPVISS, encoded by the coding sequence ATGAAACAAGACAAGTTTAAAGAAGAGCTGGGATTTGTTTTTATTCATGGAGCAGGATTGAACGGAGGAGTATGGGATTTCGTTGTGGAAGGGCTGGGTCATCCGTGTTTGAAAGTGGATTATCCATTGCGGGATGGGGCAGAGATATCCGGACATCATTTGGCGCTGGAGGATTACGTAAACCATATGGCGGAGCAGGTGAGAACGTGGGGGACGAACAAGTTTGTCATTGTTGCGCATTCCTTGGGCGGGGTTTTGGCTATCGAACTGGCATCCCGGTTCACCGGCCGTGTTGCCGGGTTTGTTGCCATCGGTGCGGCCATTCCTAAGCGCGGCGGTTCGTTTGTTTCGGCGCTTCCGTTTCCCCTCAGGGTCATCATGCCGCTCATTCTAAAAATGGCTGGCACGAAACCGCCCGGATCCGCAATCCGTACTGGGCTGTGCAGTGATCTGCCGGAGGAAGTGGCCTCCCGAATCGTAGCGGAGTTTGTTCCGGAAGCTCGCAGAGTCTATACGGATCGCGTTCAAGCGTCCATTCCCGATGTGCCAAAGCTTTATGTGAAATTCACCCAAGACAAAGAGTTCGGATTATCCATGCAGGAAAGCATGATAGCCAATCTGTCTGCGGATGGGGTGGAAAGCCTCAGCACCGGCCATTTGCCAATGCTGAGCGATCCCCGTGGAGTCCGGCGGGTTCTGGAAGGCTTCGTAAATCAAGTGAAAGAAAGCCGTCACCCGGTTATCTCATCATAA
- a CDS encoding YafY family protein, producing MQKSQRLIQLMMMINAKKSFTVKELADEFGLSVRTLSRDLDELSGLGVPIYSVQGRGGGYRLLQERMLPPISFTESEAIAIFFACQSLSYFSTLPFGDGAATALHKFYHYLPADIKEQIDRLKDRVMIHSPFRAMSTEILQTLMEAVMVRQAVTISYRSSAGSSQRHIQPIGLYASSGYWYCPAYCFTQEDIRQFRVDRIIAASPNASIAIREDIANQTLRNIPETGNGEMKPFEVQLTSKGVWLLETDTRLGPHIDKNKDGSGVAQLEIPATDVIFYSDYVWRLGEEATIISPAEAVQWTREKIEAMRLRYT from the coding sequence ATGCAGAAATCCCAGCGCCTGATTCAATTAATGATGATGATCAATGCAAAAAAATCGTTTACCGTAAAAGAACTGGCCGATGAATTCGGTCTCTCCGTCAGGACCCTTTCAAGAGATTTGGATGAGCTGAGCGGGCTCGGCGTTCCCATCTACTCTGTGCAAGGTCGAGGCGGCGGCTACAGACTGCTGCAGGAGCGGATGCTGCCGCCGATCAGTTTCACGGAAAGCGAAGCGATCGCCATCTTTTTTGCCTGCCAATCCTTAAGCTATTTCAGCACCCTGCCATTCGGTGACGGAGCCGCCACGGCACTCCACAAGTTCTATCATTATTTGCCGGCAGATATCAAAGAGCAGATCGACCGTCTTAAGGATCGCGTTATGATTCACAGTCCATTCCGTGCGATGTCCACCGAGATTTTACAAACGCTAATGGAAGCCGTCATGGTTCGGCAAGCGGTCACCATCTCCTATCGTTCATCCGCCGGAAGCAGCCAGCGGCATATTCAGCCTATCGGTTTGTATGCAAGCTCGGGCTACTGGTATTGTCCTGCCTACTGTTTCACTCAAGAGGATATCAGACAGTTCAGAGTCGACCGGATCATTGCGGCCAGTCCCAATGCGTCCATCGCGATCCGTGAAGATATCGCTAACCAAACGCTGCGTAACATACCGGAAACCGGGAATGGGGAAATGAAGCCGTTTGAGGTACAATTAACATCTAAAGGGGTTTGGCTGCTTGAAACGGATACTCGCCTCGGTCCCCACATCGATAAGAACAAAGATGGCAGCGGAGTCGCTCAGCTTGAAATACCAGCGACCGACGTCATCTTCTATTCGGACTATGTGTGGCGTCTCGGAGAGGAAGCAACCATCATCTCGCCTGCCGAAGCGGTTCAATGGACCCGGGAGAAAATTGAAGCCATGAGGCTAAGGTATACATAA
- a CDS encoding nucleotidyltransferase domain-containing protein — MTSQVDRLIQRITEELREVPGVIGVVLGGSRAKGTAKPDSDIDIGIYYDESQGFKVENIARVAQKLDDEHRDGIITSLGEWGAWVNGGGWLVIEGYHVDFLFRDVHRVSGIIDDCSAGLVSAHYQTGHPHAYLNVMYMGELAICRILSDSDNRIQTLKAKTIPYPKTLKDAMVGFFTFEASFSLMFADKTAASDDITYVTGHCFRCISCLNQVLFAKNELYCINEKRAVAMIETFPIKPANYKQRLDQVITLLSSDTEKTKQATALLQELVAETEAL; from the coding sequence ATGACTTCACAAGTTGATCGTTTAATCCAGCGGATAACAGAAGAACTTCGGGAGGTGCCCGGCGTTATAGGGGTCGTACTCGGGGGATCCAGAGCCAAAGGAACCGCCAAACCGGATTCCGATATCGATATCGGCATTTATTACGATGAATCACAAGGATTTAAGGTGGAGAACATCGCTAGGGTGGCGCAGAAATTAGATGACGAGCATCGGGATGGGATTATCACTTCATTAGGCGAATGGGGTGCCTGGGTTAACGGTGGCGGATGGTTAGTGATCGAGGGTTATCATGTGGATTTCTTATTCCGTGATGTACACCGCGTGTCCGGCATCATCGACGACTGTTCCGCAGGCTTGGTGTCAGCCCATTACCAAACCGGACATCCGCATGCCTATCTGAATGTGATGTATATGGGGGAACTTGCGATTTGTCGTATACTGTCGGATTCGGATAACCGAATACAGACCTTGAAAGCCAAAACGATTCCTTATCCAAAAACATTAAAGGATGCGATGGTCGGCTTCTTTACCTTCGAAGCCTCCTTCTCCTTGATGTTTGCGGATAAAACAGCTGCCAGCGATGATATCACTTATGTTACCGGTCACTGCTTCCGCTGCATTTCGTGCTTGAATCAAGTGCTGTTTGCCAAAAATGAGTTGTACTGCATCAATGAGAAGCGTGCGGTAGCCATGATCGAAACCTTTCCCATCAAGCCGGCCAATTACAAGCAACGCTTGGATCAGGTAATCACACTGCTCTCCTCAGATACAGAAAAAACAAAACAAGCCACTGCACTGCTTCAGGAGCTTGTTGCCGAAACCGAAGCGTTGTAG
- a CDS encoding SDR family oxidoreductase → MLKNKVIVVTGASSGIGALIAEKLSAEGAYVVLCARSAERLQEVGARIPGPHELATMDVQSPEQVQSVMEGLLSRHGRIDVLINNAGYGKFEAVMDMRQEEFQDMMDVNYMGIVRCTQAVLPGMLKRADGQIVNIASMAGKIGTAKSTAYSATKHAVLGFSNSLRQELRNTGITVSTVNPGPIDTPFFSLADPTGGYVNNVSWFMMKAEYVAEQVVKLVKKRKEELNLPRLASLGIRLYQLFPRFADRVSYKWMNKK, encoded by the coding sequence ATGCTGAAAAATAAAGTTATCGTCGTTACGGGAGCATCCAGCGGAATCGGCGCCTTGATCGCGGAGAAGCTTTCTGCGGAAGGAGCATACGTGGTTCTGTGCGCCCGTTCGGCAGAACGTCTGCAGGAGGTGGGTGCGCGAATACCAGGCCCCCACGAGCTTGCAACCATGGATGTTCAGAGCCCCGAGCAGGTGCAGTCTGTCATGGAAGGCCTTCTTAGCCGCCATGGCAGAATCGACGTGCTGATTAACAATGCCGGCTACGGCAAGTTCGAAGCTGTTATGGACATGCGTCAAGAAGAGTTTCAGGACATGATGGACGTCAATTATATGGGCATCGTGCGCTGTACGCAAGCCGTGCTGCCAGGGATGCTGAAGCGGGCTGACGGCCAAATCGTCAACATTGCGTCCATGGCCGGAAAAATCGGAACGGCCAAATCCACCGCCTATTCGGCCACCAAGCATGCCGTGCTTGGGTTTAGCAATTCACTCCGGCAGGAGCTGCGGAACACGGGCATAACCGTATCTACTGTAAACCCTGGCCCCATTGATACCCCGTTCTTTTCCTTGGCAGATCCGACAGGCGGTTATGTCAATAATGTGAGCTGGTTCATGATGAAGGCCGAGTATGTTGCGGAACAGGTCGTGAAGCTGGTGAAAAAACGCAAGGAAGAACTCAATCTTCCGAGGCTGGCCTCACTGGGCATAAGGCTGTACCAGCTGTTTCCAAGGTTTGCAGACCGCGTGTCTTACAAATGGATGAATAAGAAATAA
- a CDS encoding chemotaxis protein CheX, translated as MKAEVINPFLESARHVIEQVIQVSPSTGNLGVKEIGYLENHIWIQIGMTGQMNGDIVFGIQEQVALQMVSVMMGGYVITEMDEMGQSAISELGNMISGNASTILSNQGVSVDITPPKVMRSDSTSTLIQKKALCIPLRMEGIGELDIQVMIS; from the coding sequence ATGAAAGCGGAAGTCATCAATCCTTTTTTAGAGTCCGCACGACACGTGATCGAACAAGTCATACAGGTTTCACCTTCCACGGGGAATCTTGGGGTCAAAGAGATCGGATATTTGGAGAATCATATCTGGATCCAAATCGGCATGACAGGCCAAATGAACGGTGACATTGTATTTGGAATTCAGGAGCAGGTAGCCCTGCAGATGGTATCGGTGATGATGGGCGGCTATGTCATTACCGAGATGGATGAGATGGGACAAAGCGCGATTTCGGAGCTCGGCAACATGATCAGCGGCAATGCCAGCACCATTTTATCGAACCAGGGCGTCAGCGTGGATATTACGCCTCCCAAAGTAATGAGGTCGGATAGCACATCCACTCTTATTCAGAAGAAGGCGCTTTGTATTCCGCTGAGAATGGAAGGAATCGGAGAGCTGGATATTCAAGTCATGATTTCATAA
- a CDS encoding LysR family transcriptional regulator, with protein sequence MNISQLETLITISKTMSFRKAGELLNLTQPAVSAQIKSLEEEFKTVLVDRSQPVTLTDRGQVFVDHAEQILGIVDELKQRLSDLDQTPQGHIQLGTTTSIAIQILPRVLSYFQDQFPHIKTTIQSMASSQIYHSVENGLIDIGIGYLIERNPNLSTSILYYDTFELVVSPQHPLAKLSTASMDVLGGTPLILLTRDTVGRRFADDVMKKHGIEPQVVMELSSSEEIKRMVEINLGAAIISKQSVATELRNGTLQIVPLSELEVSHPVGVIYKSGRYVSSAMRQFLSDLKGMPETQFISSE encoded by the coding sequence ATGAACATCAGCCAATTGGAAACGCTTATTACCATCTCCAAAACGATGAGCTTTCGCAAAGCGGGAGAGCTTCTTAATCTGACACAACCGGCGGTATCCGCCCAGATCAAGAGCCTGGAAGAAGAATTTAAAACGGTGCTGGTGGACCGGAGTCAGCCCGTGACGTTAACCGACCGGGGGCAGGTCTTCGTGGACCATGCCGAACAGATCCTCGGGATCGTGGATGAGCTGAAGCAGCGGCTATCCGACCTTGATCAAACTCCCCAGGGTCATATTCAGCTGGGTACAACCACTTCCATAGCGATTCAGATCCTGCCACGGGTACTTTCCTACTTCCAGGATCAATTCCCTCATATTAAAACAACCATTCAATCCATGGCCTCATCACAAATCTATCACAGCGTAGAGAACGGGCTCATCGACATCGGGATCGGTTATCTGATCGAGCGCAATCCCAACTTGAGCACATCCATTCTGTACTACGATACCTTTGAGCTTGTCGTATCCCCTCAGCATCCGCTAGCCAAACTCTCCACGGCAAGCATGGATGTGCTGGGTGGAACCCCCCTTATTCTGCTAACACGTGACACCGTCGGCCGCCGCTTCGCAGATGACGTAATGAAGAAGCACGGCATTGAGCCGCAGGTTGTCATGGAACTGTCAAGCAGTGAAGAAATTAAACGGATGGTCGAGATCAATTTGGGCGCAGCCATTATATCGAAGCAGTCCGTCGCGACGGAGCTGCGCAACGGCACCCTGCAGATTGTTCCCCTGAGCGAGCTTGAAGTTAGCCACCCTGTCGGCGTAATCTATAAGAGCGGACGATACGTCAGCTCCGCTATGCGTCAATTCCTCAGTGATCTGAAGGGCATGCCCGAGACACAGTTCATCAGCAGCGAATAA
- a CDS encoding histidinol-phosphatase, whose protein sequence is MKFDLHTHHFRCGHADGNIRDYIEAAIAADLQVIGISDHTPYFGSPEEQPFPAISMAKRDFAEYVQEVLDLKREYEGKIKVLLGIESDYFPNHAKVYQQALNAYPFDYIIGSIHHVRDVSIFNKNRWKNLTQQQQVADKEEYFNLIRQSARSGIFQIIAHMDAMKGNYPLFSEIKADEAIEETLKVIAESGLAIEINTSGKTKLCGGWYPSSAILEVAHHHGVDVTFGSDAHKPSRVGDEFDEVAKVLKEIGYTEWVYFEQKQKVTVPL, encoded by the coding sequence ATGAAATTTGATCTGCACACCCATCATTTCCGCTGCGGCCACGCAGACGGCAACATTAGAGATTATATCGAGGCTGCGATTGCGGCAGATTTACAGGTGATTGGAATCTCGGACCACACTCCATACTTCGGGAGCCCGGAAGAGCAGCCCTTTCCAGCCATCTCCATGGCAAAAAGGGACTTTGCGGAGTACGTACAAGAAGTTCTGGACTTAAAGCGGGAATATGAAGGTAAAATCAAAGTCCTGCTGGGCATTGAATCCGATTATTTTCCGAATCATGCTAAAGTTTATCAGCAGGCATTAAATGCCTACCCTTTTGACTACATCATCGGCTCCATCCATCACGTCAGGGATGTCAGCATCTTCAATAAAAACCGCTGGAAGAACCTGACGCAGCAGCAGCAGGTTGCCGATAAAGAGGAATACTTCAATCTGATCCGCCAATCCGCACGAAGCGGCATATTCCAGATCATCGCCCATATGGATGCCATGAAGGGCAATTATCCGCTGTTCTCCGAAATCAAGGCCGACGAAGCGATCGAGGAAACGTTGAAAGTCATCGCGGAATCAGGCCTGGCGATCGAGATCAACACTTCCGGCAAAACCAAGCTGTGCGGCGGCTGGTATCCATCGAGCGCCATCTTGGAGGTCGCGCACCATCACGGCGTTGACGTCACCTTCGGCTCCGACGCCCACAAACCGTCACGGGTCGGAGATGAATTTGACGAAGTGGCCAAAGTGCTCAAAGAAATCGGATACACGGAATGGGTATATTTCGAACAAAAACAGAAGGTGACCGTACCTCTTTAA
- a CDS encoding metallophosphoesterase, giving the protein MRNPSSSTPHGTVQDGAKRDVMKTKMTRRQFLKIGVSAVVGVGAAGGAYAYLWEPHQLDITRRTLALPSLPKAFDGMKVVQFSDLHLGFHTGAKDVARVVQAIQNEKPDMICFTGDMVDGNTEDMRAAIQPFTELKAPLGLFSILGNHDYKDVETLISMEEEAGFQVLRNTAVKLRRDGAVIAVAGLDDAFWGQPDPAAVIQDLPDGMFKLLLMHEPDYADTTAAHSFHLQLSGHSHGGQIRLPWMGEVMTPPGAKRYVQGLYTIGSHGMLLYVNRGIGTTQLPFRFLCKPELTVLTLRSMA; this is encoded by the coding sequence ATGAGAAATCCATCCTCGTCTACTCCCCATGGCACAGTCCAGGACGGGGCAAAGCGAGACGTCATGAAGACGAAGATGACGCGCCGCCAATTTCTGAAGATCGGTGTTTCCGCCGTGGTTGGTGTTGGCGCTGCAGGCGGGGCTTATGCGTATTTATGGGAGCCTCATCAATTGGACATTACGAGACGGACATTGGCGCTTCCTTCACTGCCTAAGGCTTTTGATGGGATGAAGGTCGTTCAGTTTAGCGACTTGCATCTGGGCTTTCACACCGGGGCAAAAGACGTGGCCCGTGTGGTACAAGCGATTCAAAATGAGAAACCGGACATGATCTGTTTCACAGGGGATATGGTGGACGGTAACACAGAGGATATGAGGGCCGCCATTCAACCGTTCACCGAGCTGAAGGCCCCTCTCGGCTTATTTTCTATATTGGGTAACCATGATTACAAAGATGTGGAGACACTGATTTCTATGGAGGAAGAGGCCGGATTTCAGGTGCTGCGGAACACCGCCGTGAAGCTAAGGCGGGATGGTGCTGTCATTGCAGTGGCAGGTTTGGACGATGCATTCTGGGGCCAGCCGGATCCGGCAGCAGTCATTCAAGATTTACCTGACGGAATGTTCAAGCTGCTGCTGATGCACGAGCCGGATTATGCTGACACAACTGCAGCCCATTCATTCCATCTCCAGCTGTCGGGACACAGCCATGGGGGCCAGATCCGCTTGCCCTGGATGGGAGAGGTGATGACGCCGCCCGGGGCAAAGCGTTATGTGCAAGGCCTATATACCATCGGTTCACATGGAATGCTGCTCTATGTAAATAGGGGAATCGGCACGACGCAGCTGCCTTTTCGTTTCTTGTGCAAACCGGAGCTTACCGTGCTCACTTTGCGCTCAATGGCATGA
- a CDS encoding aldehyde dehydrogenase produces the protein MTDNDSITALVSDQRRFFHKDITKEVDFRLQQLTKLRQVLIARENDIMEALRKDLNKSEQEAFTTEIGIVYKELSFVIKNLKRWAKPQRVKTALTHVGSKGMVYAEPYGTALIIAPWNYPWQLAISPLIGALAAGNTAIVKPSEMTPNVSRLITSIITETFEPQYVASVEGGPEVSTSLLEQPLDYIFFTGSTHVGKIVMEAAAKQLIPVTLELGGKSPCIVHEDAPLALAASRIAFGKYTNAGQTCVAPDYVLVHSKVKEKFIAHLKDAITSFYGENPLTNPDYGRIVSEKHFDRLSGFLDNGTLRHGGNSSKEKLLIEPTVLDDITWDMPVMEEEIFGPLCPILTYENVHEAVQAINHRPKPLALYLFTENEDVQDYVLSSVSFGGGCVNDTLMHLATPFLPFGGVGESGMGAYHGEYSFHTFSHKKSVLKQTNRFDFKFRYPSKNGLGILKKLMKP, from the coding sequence ATGACTGATAACGATTCAATCACAGCATTAGTTTCAGATCAGCGGCGTTTTTTTCATAAAGACATCACCAAGGAAGTGGATTTCCGACTGCAGCAGCTGACCAAGCTCCGCCAAGTACTGATTGCCAGGGAAAACGATATCATGGAGGCCCTTCGTAAAGACTTGAACAAAAGCGAGCAGGAGGCCTTCACGACTGAGATCGGGATTGTCTATAAGGAGCTTTCCTTTGTCATAAAGAATCTGAAGCGCTGGGCCAAGCCGCAGCGTGTCAAAACCGCACTGACGCATGTAGGCAGCAAGGGAATGGTCTACGCTGAGCCCTACGGGACGGCACTGATTATTGCTCCCTGGAATTATCCTTGGCAATTGGCCATCTCTCCACTGATCGGAGCTTTGGCCGCCGGAAACACCGCAATTGTAAAGCCCTCCGAGATGACACCTAACGTATCCCGACTCATTACGTCCATCATCACGGAGACGTTTGAGCCGCAATATGTAGCTTCGGTGGAGGGAGGACCCGAGGTAAGCACGAGCTTGCTGGAGCAGCCGCTGGATTATATCTTCTTTACCGGCAGTACCCATGTCGGCAAAATTGTCATGGAAGCCGCAGCCAAGCAGTTGATCCCGGTGACGCTAGAGCTTGGAGGCAAGAGCCCATGTATCGTCCACGAGGATGCCCCCCTGGCCCTGGCGGCTTCACGCATCGCATTCGGCAAATATACAAATGCCGGCCAAACCTGCGTCGCGCCGGATTATGTTCTCGTACACAGCAAGGTGAAGGAGAAGTTCATCGCGCACCTGAAAGACGCCATCACTTCGTTCTACGGCGAGAACCCGCTAACCAATCCCGACTATGGGCGCATTGTTTCGGAGAAGCATTTTGACCGGCTGTCCGGCTTTCTGGACAACGGAACCCTGCGCCATGGCGGGAACAGTTCAAAGGAAAAATTGCTCATCGAGCCCACCGTGCTGGACGATATCACTTGGGATATGCCAGTCATGGAAGAAGAGATTTTTGGCCCCCTGTGCCCAATCCTGACTTACGAGAATGTACACGAAGCTGTCCAGGCGATTAATCACCGCCCCAAACCGCTCGCCCTTTACTTGTTCACGGAGAATGAAGACGTTCAGGATTACGTACTCTCCTCGGTTTCTTTTGGCGGGGGATGTGTTAACGATACGCTGATGCATCTGGCCACTCCCTTCCTTCCATTCGGAGGTGTCGGTGAGAGCGGAATGGGCGCCTACCACGGGGAATACAGCTTCCACACCTTCTCCCATAAGAAGAGCGTGCTGAAGCAAACCAACCGGTTCGATTTTAAATTCCGCTACCCTTCCAAGAACGGGCTCGGCATTCTGAAAAAGCTTATGAAACCTTAG
- a CDS encoding ion channel, with the protein MSWWMWLLNLTGFLLLIYLFYSMDKKWSSRPLLLAPLLIYVLVSVEDLLGWIDLMNVVPGEGGMRALILLFALCSVIFYVLYIFDRIADSVNQHVDMKTTLVRISMAAGMCILFFTMVYMSIYKLFGGISFEGENIGQDLLSQFISFLYFSMATFVTVGYGDIAPVDNTSRLVVVMEIAFSFITVAYALSMLGTLRRIFKPGDDGLEMDDSEEKSKANKPHRRKHSSS; encoded by the coding sequence ATGTCATGGTGGATGTGGCTGCTCAATTTGACGGGCTTCCTGCTGTTGATTTATTTGTTCTACAGTATGGACAAGAAGTGGTCCAGCAGGCCTTTGCTGCTTGCTCCACTGCTCATTTATGTCCTGGTATCGGTTGAAGATTTGCTGGGGTGGATCGATCTGATGAACGTGGTGCCCGGTGAAGGCGGCATGCGCGCTCTGATCCTGCTGTTTGCATTATGCTCCGTTATTTTTTATGTGCTGTATATATTCGATAGAATTGCAGACTCCGTCAATCAGCATGTTGATATGAAAACAACCTTAGTTCGGATTAGCATGGCGGCGGGGATGTGCATTTTGTTTTTCACGATGGTGTATATGTCGATCTATAAGCTGTTCGGAGGCATTTCCTTCGAAGGCGAGAATATCGGCCAGGATTTGCTAAGCCAGTTCATTAGCTTCCTGTATTTCAGTATGGCGACGTTTGTCACGGTCGGATATGGCGATATAGCCCCAGTCGATAATACGTCCCGGCTTGTCGTGGTGATGGAGATCGCCTTCAGTTTCATTACCGTTGCGTATGCGCTGTCCATGCTGGGGACGCTGCGCCGGATCTTTAAGCCCGGCGATGACGGCTTGGAGATGGATGACAGTGAAGAGAAGTCGAAGGCCAATAAACCGCATCGGAGAAAGCATTCGTCCAGCTAA
- a CDS encoding AAC(3) family N-acetyltransferase, giving the protein MIIEKPITIKDISDDLLALGVRKGMTLLVHSSLKSVGGWIVGGPEAVILALEDVLGDEGTLVMPTQSANLTDPKTWGNPPADPKWWDLIRESMPPYDPDLTVTSGMGIIPEVFRKQEGVIRSRHPHVSFAARGRDAKALMQSHPLDHSLGEASPLARLYEAGAYVLMLGSGYGNNTSFHLSEYRTDWAGKKVVTAHAPVRRMQGITKWEAFQDINYHSDDFEAIGASFEAQCPDAYKHGRVGKADCVLAEQRAMVDHAAQWLEKNR; this is encoded by the coding sequence TTGATCATCGAAAAACCGATTACGATAAAGGATATAAGCGATGACCTGCTCGCTCTTGGCGTACGGAAGGGAATGACCCTGCTCGTCCATTCCTCGCTCAAAAGCGTGGGCGGATGGATTGTCGGTGGTCCGGAGGCGGTTATACTGGCCCTGGAAGACGTACTGGGCGATGAAGGGACACTGGTGATGCCAACGCAGTCTGCGAACTTAACCGATCCGAAGACATGGGGAAATCCTCCGGCCGACCCAAAATGGTGGGATTTGATCCGCGAGAGTATGCCTCCCTATGACCCAGATCTGACCGTTACATCAGGGATGGGGATCATTCCGGAAGTGTTCCGTAAACAAGAAGGGGTCATCCGAAGCCGTCATCCGCATGTTTCGTTTGCAGCACGCGGCAGGGATGCAAAGGCACTTATGCAATCCCATCCGCTCGATCATAGCTTGGGCGAAGCCTCGCCGCTGGCACGCTTATATGAAGCGGGTGCTTACGTGCTTATGCTGGGTAGTGGCTATGGCAATAATACTTCCTTCCACCTTAGCGAATACCGCACGGATTGGGCTGGCAAGAAAGTGGTAACCGCCCACGCGCCAGTACGCAGGATGCAGGGAATAACAAAGTGGGAGGCATTCCAGGATATCAACTATCATTCCGACGATTTTGAAGCGATTGGAGCATCGTTTGAAGCGCAATGTCCCGATGCATATAAGCATGGTCGTGTAGGAAAGGCAGACTGTGTGTTGGCAGAACAGCGGGCGATGGTGGATCATGCTGCGCAGTGGTTGGAGAAGAACCGTTAG
- the sdhB gene encoding succinate dehydrogenase iron-sulfur subunit, producing MSQTAAASKSVKFIITRQDNPETKSYTEEFEIPYRPGMNVISALMEIQRNPKNAQGQTTAPVCWDSNCLEEVCGACSMVINGKPRQACAALIDKLEQPIRIQPMKTFPVVRDLVIDRSRMFTALKRVKAWIPIDGTYDLGPGPKMAEKKRQWAYELSKCMTCGVCLEACPNVNEKTDFIGPAAISQVRLFNAHPTGEMNKEERLEALMQDGGIEGCGNSQNCVRSCPKGIPLTTSIAEMNKDTTKHLFKRWLGV from the coding sequence ATGTCTCAAACGGCAGCCGCCTCAAAGAGCGTTAAGTTTATCATTACACGTCAGGACAATCCGGAGACGAAATCCTATACTGAGGAATTCGAAATTCCGTACCGTCCCGGCATGAACGTCATTAGTGCGCTGATGGAAATTCAGCGCAATCCCAAAAATGCACAGGGCCAAACCACCGCACCAGTATGCTGGGACTCCAACTGCCTTGAAGAAGTGTGCGGAGCTTGCTCCATGGTCATTAACGGCAAGCCGCGCCAAGCGTGTGCGGCATTGATCGATAAGCTGGAACAGCCGATTCGGATTCAGCCGATGAAGACGTTCCCGGTTGTAAGAGACTTGGTTATCGACCGCAGTCGTATGTTCACGGCCCTCAAGCGCGTGAAGGCGTGGATTCCGATCGATGGTACCTACGACCTTGGCCCCGGACCTAAAATGGCGGAGAAGAAGCGTCAGTGGGCTTACGAGCTGTCCAAATGTATGACATGCGGTGTATGTCTTGAGGCTTGCCCGAACGTCAACGAAAAAACAGACTTTATCGGACCAGCCGCTATTTCCCAAGTTCGCTTGTTCAATGCTCACCCGACAGGTGAGATGAACAAGGAAGAGCGTCTGGAAGCGCTGATGCAGGACGGAGGCATCGAGGGCTGCGGCAACTCGCAGAACTGCGTGCGTTCTTGTCCGAAGGGCATTCCGCTGACTACGTCGATTGCGGAAATGAACAAGGACACAACCAAACATCTGTTTAAGCGCTGGCTTGGCGTTTAA